The Streptomyces bacillaris sequence AACGACTACGGCGGGTACGTCTCCATCGGCTGCGACGCCGCCCGCATCACGACCTGCCCCGAGACCTTCGCGGACCTGCTGAAGCCCGAGTACAAGGGGAAGGTCGCCCTCAACGGCAACCCGACCAAGTCCGGCTCCGCCTTCGGCGGCGTCTACGCGGCGGCCCTCGCCAACAAGGGCTCCTTCGGGGACATCCAGCCCGGCATCGACTACTTCGGCAAGCTGAAGAAGAGCGGCAACTTCATCCCCGTCGAGTCCACCCCGGCCACCGTCGAGAAGGGCGAGACGCCCATCAGCATCGACTGGGACTACCTGAACGCCGGGTACGCCGACCAGTTCAAGTCCAAGGGCGTCGACTGGAAGGTCTCCGTACCGAAGGACGGCGTCTACGCCCAGTACTACTCCCAGGCCATCAACAAGGACGCCCCGAACCCGGCGGCCGCCCGCCTGTGGATGGAGTACCTGTACAGCGCCGAGGGCCAGAACCTCTGGCTCAAGGGGTACGCCCGCCCGGTGCTGCTGCCCGCCATGACCGAGGACGGGACCGCCGACAAGACCTTCGTCGCCAAGCTGCCCGCCGTCGAGGGCACCCCGGCCTTCCCCTCCTCCGAGGAACTGGACAAGGCCAAGGCCACGCTCTCCGAGAACTGGGACAAGGCCGTCTCCTGATGACCGTCTCCCACCCGTCCGCCGCCCCGGGACCCGGGGCGGCCGCCGCCGGGGCCGTCGGCCGTACGCGCCGCCGCCGGCCGGCCCGCGCCTGGCTCGGCGCGCTCCCGCTGCTCGTCTTCGCCGGGCTCTGCTTCGGGCTGCCCGCCGGAGCCCTGCTGTACGGGGCCATCACCCGTACCGACCCGGCCTCCGGCGCCACCGAACTCACCGCCGAACACCTCCAGCGCTCGCTCCAGGGGCCCTACCTCACCTCGCTCACCGGAAGCGTCCAGCTCTCCGCGCTGACCGCCGCCATCGCCACCGTCGTCGGCGTGCTGATCGCCCAGGCCGTCGTCACCTCCCGGCGGGCCGCCCTGCGCGGGGCCGTGCTCACCGCCTCCGGGGTGCTCGCCAACTTCGGCGGCGTCCCGCTGGCCTTCGCCTTCATCGCCACCCTCGGCATCTCCGGTGTGGTCACCCAGCTCGGGAACCTCGACGCGCTCGGCTGGAACCTCTACTCCTTCACCGGACTCACCGTCATCTACCTCTACTTCCTCATCCCGCTCATGGTGATCGTCGTCGTCCCCGCCCTGGACGGGCTGCGCCCCCAGTGGCGCGAGGCCGCCCGCAACAACGGCGCCACCGCCTGGCAGTTCTGGCGGTACGTCGGACTGCCGGTGCTCGCGCCCTCGCTGCTCGGCGGGTTCGTCCTCCTCTTCGGCAGCGCCTTCGCCGCGCACGCCACCGCCGCCGCCCTGGTCGGCGGCTCCGTACCACTGGTCACCCTGAAGATCGCCGACGCGCTCTCCGGGAACGTCCTGGTCGGCCAGGAGAACGTGGCCCTGGCGCTGAGCCTCGACATGATCGTCATCGCCGGACTGGTGATGGCGGTCTATCTGCCCCTCCAGCGACGGAGTTCCCGATGGCTGCACTGACCACCGCCGCCCCGGCCACCGAGGCGCCCGTCCCGGTGAAGCCCGCACGCCGTCCGCGCCCGCGCTACTGGCGCGGAGCCGTCCTGGCCGTCGCCGGGCTCTACTTCGTCACCCCGCTGCTCTCCTCGTTCGTCTTCACGGTCCACGTGCCGAACCAGGGCCTCACCTTCGAGGCGTACAGCGGCATCCTGTCGGCCGACGGCTTCACCGAGAGCCTCTTCCTCTCGCTCTCCCTCGCCGCCGCCACCATCGCGCTCGCCCTGCTGCTCGTCGTCCCCGCCCTCGTCGCGGTGCGGCTCGGGCCGCCCCGGCTGCGGGCCGTCGTGGAGGTCGTCTGCATGCTGCCGCTGGTGGTGCCGCCGATCGCCCTGGTGACCGGGATCGCCACCGTGCTGCGCTGGGGGCCCGACCACTTCTCGCGCACCCCGCTCTACCAGACCTTCCTGGCCGTCCAGAACGAGTCGTTCCCGGTGGTCCTGGTCCTCGCCTACACCGTGCTGGCGCTGCCCTTCGTGCACCGCTCGCTGGACGCGGGGCTGCGGGCCGTGGACGTGCCCACGCTGGTGGAGGCGGCCCGGAACTGCGGAGCGAGCCGGTTGCAGGTGATCGTCAGCGTGATCCTGCCCAACCTGCGCTCCTCGCTCGCCGGGGCCTCGTTCCTGACCCTGGCGCTGGTGCTCGGTGAGTACACCGTCGCCTCGCTGCTGGGCTTCCGGCCCTTCGCGGTGTGGATCGTCACCGTCTCCGGCGCCGAGGCCCGGATGTCGGTCGCCGTCTCGCTGCTGTCGCTGCTCATCACCTGGGCCCTGCTGCTCATCCTCTCGCGCGCCGGAACCGGGTCGTCCGCCTCCGCCACCGCGATTCCCGCCGGCCCCGCCGCCTCCGCTCCGGCCGTTCCCGCCGCCGGAACCGGAGCCACCGCCTCCGTCCCCGGCGTCGGAGCCGCCGGAGCCGGGGCCGCCGCGACCCCGGCCGCCACCACCCCGGGCGCCCCGGCCGCCACCCCGGCCGCCGCCCCCACCCCCGTACCCGGCAAGGAGTAGCCACCCATGTCAGCCCTGCCAGCCCCGCCCACCGCCACCACCCCCCGCTCCGGGCCGGTCCCGGCCGCCGCCGCGTCCGAGGGGCGGGCCACCACCGGGGCGCGGGTGGAGTTCCGCTCCCTGCGCCGGGCGTTCGGCCCCACCGTCGCCCTCGACGGCCTCGACCTCACCGCCGAACCCGGCGAGCTGCTCGCCCTCCTCGGCCCCTCCGGCTGCGGCAAGACCACCGCGCTGCGGGTCCTCGCCGGGTTCGAGCAGCCCGACTCCGGTGAGGTGCTGGTCGACGGCGAGGACATCACCCCCGTCCCCGCCAACCGGCGCGACGCGGGCATGGTCTTCCAGTCCTACAGCCTCTTCCCGCACCTCAACGCCCGCGACAACGTGGCCTTCGGCCCCCGGATGCGGGGCGTCGCCACGGCCGAGCGGCACGCCGCCGCCGACGAACTGCTCGAACTCGTCGGGCTGCCCACCCACGGCGACCGCTACCCGCACCAGATGTCCGGCGGCCAGCAGCAGCGCGTCGCCCTGGCCCGCGCCCTCGCCCTGCGCCCCCGGGTCCTGCTCCTGGACGAACCGCTCTCGGCACTCGATGCCAAGGTCCGGCTCACCCTCCGCGAGGAGATCCGCCGCCTCCAGCTGGCCCTCGGGATCACCACCATCTTCGTCACCCACGACCAGGAGGAGGCGCTCTCCATGGCCGACCGGGTCGCCGTCCTCAACGCGGGCCGCCTGGAGCAGTGCGCGCCCCCGGCCGAGCTGTACGAGCGCCCCGCCACGCCGTTCGTCGCGGAGTTCGTCGGCACCATGAACCGGGTGCCGGGACAGCTGACCGGCGACGGTTCGGTGGTCGTCGCGGGCGCCTCGCTGCCGGTCGACGGGGACGTTCCCGCAGGCCGGGGTGGGGTCGACGTCCTCATCCGGCCCGAGAGCATCGGGATCACCGCCGACCCGGAGGGCAGCGCAACGGTCGTCTCCGCCTCCTTCCTCGGCTCGGTCACCCGGGTCCTGCTCGACCTCCCGGACGGCGCCTCGGTCAAGGCCGACCTCGCCTCCCGCGACGCCACGGAGCTGGCTCCGGGGGTACGGGCCCGGGTCACCCCGGTCCGCCGGCCGGTGCTGGTCGTGCCCGCGGGGGAGAGCGCCGCGCCGGAAGCCGCCGCCGGTGACAAGGTGGACGCGTGAAGGCGCCGACCGCCCCCGCCGCCGTCCTCTTCGACATGGACGGCACGCTCGTCGACACCGAGGTGCTCTGGTGGGAGACGGCCCGCGAGGTCGCGGCCGGGCTCGGCCACCGGCTGACCGACGCGGACGCCCCCGAGGTCGTCGGCCGGGCCGTCGCCGACACCGCCGCTCATCTGATCGAGGTCACGAGCGGCGACCCTTCAACCCTCCCCGGCGCGGCGACGGGCCGGGCCACCGCTCCGGAGCGCACTGCGGCTGACCCGGCCGCCGCGCCGGAGCGCGCCGCGGCCGACCGGGCCGCCGCCCTGGAGCGCACCGCCGCCGAGCTGACCGACTCCTTCTTCCGGAAGGTCGACGCGGGCGCACCGCTGCGCCCCGGCGCCGCCGCGCTGCTGGCCTCGCTCGAAGCCGCCGGGGTGCCGTTCGCCCTGGTCAGCGCCTCGCCCCGGAGCGTGGTCGACGCGGTGGTGGCGGGGGCGCTGGCCGGGGTGGACTTCGCCTTCACGCTCTCGGCCGACGACACCGTACGGACCAAGCCGCACCCCGATCCGTACCGGGCGGCGGCCGAGCGGTTCGCCGCCGATCCCGCCGCCTGTGTGGCGGTGGAGGACTCCCCGGACGGCACCGCATCCGCCGACGCGGCGGGGTGCGCGGTGCTGGTGGTCCCGTCGCTGCTGCCGGTCGCCCCGGGGCGGGCGCGGACGTTCGCCCGTAGCCTGGAAGAGGTGGACCTCGGGGTGCTGACCGACTGCCTGAGGCGTCCGAATCCTGAAATCCAGGGTCCGAAACCAGCGTGATTCACGCCACCCTTGATCGGGGGTGCGCTCAGATGAGCGGATTGGCGGTGGCTGCACTTCTGGAAGACCTGGCACTCAGTGCCAGGTGGCAGCCTTCGGGAAGTGTACTCAGGTGCGGAATGGTCCGCTCATATGAGAGTTCAGGGTCAAGAAATGGCCATGCTGCCTTCAAGAGCTGAACGGAGGATCGCACTCCACTCGTCGGAGAGTTTCTTTAGATCTGCTGGCGGACGGGTGGTTGCGGCCTCATGACGACCAAGTGGACGTACCCATACGCCTTCGATCTGGGTATGTTCCTCGCCGTCAGGGCAGCCACCGCGTCCTCGAGGAGTCGAGACCCGTGTCGGAAAACAAAGATCCTCAGAAGTTCGTCTACGACTTCACCGAGGGCAACAAGGATCTGAAGGATCTTCTGGGCGGCAAGGGTGCGAACCTCGCCGAGATGACCAACCTCGGTCTTCCCGTCCCTCCGGGCTTCACGATCACCACCGAGGCCTGCAAGGTCTACCTGGAGAGCGGGCAGGCCCCCAAGGCCCTCCGCGACGAGGTGAGTGCGCACCTCGCCGCGCTGGAGGAGCGGATGGGCAAGAAGCTCGGCCAGGCGGACGACCCGCTGCTGGTCTCCGTCCGCTCCGGCGCCAAGTTCTCCATGCCCGGCATGATGGACACGGTCCTCAACATCGGCCTCTCCGACGCCTCGGTGGCCGGCCTCGCCACCCAGTCCGGCGACGAGCGCTTCGCCTGGGACTCCTACCGCCGCCTCATCCAGATGTTCGGCAAGACCGTCCTCGGCGTCGACGGCGACCTCTTCGAGGAGGCCCTGGAGGAGGCGAAGGCGGCCAAGAAGATCACGGTCGACACCGACCTGGCCGCGGCCGACCTGAAGAAGCTCGTCAAGCAGTTCAAGAAGATCGTCGAAACCCAGGCCGGGCGCGCGTTCCCGCAGGACGCCCGGGAGCAGATGGACCTGGCCATAAACGCGGTCTTCGACTCGTGGAACACCGACCGCGCCAAGCTCTACCGCCGCCAGGAGCGCATCCCCGGCGACCTCGGCACGGCCGTCAACGTCTGTTCCATGGTCTTCGGCAACCTCGGCCCCGACTCCGGTACGGGCGTCGCCTTCACCCGCGACCCGGCCAGCGGCCACCAGGGCGTCTACGGCGACTACCTCCAGAACGCGCAGGGCGAGGACGTCGTCGCCGGTATCCGCAACACGGTGCCGCTCGCCGATCTGGAGTCGATCGACAAGAAGTCGTACGACCAGCTCATGGGCATCATGGAGACGCTGGAGAACCACTACAAGGATCTCTGCGACATCGAGTTCACCATCGAGCGCGGCCAGCTCTGGATGCTCCAGACCCGGGTCGGCAAGCGCACCGCCGGTGCCGCCTTCAGGATCGCCACCCAGCTCGTGGACCAGGGGCTGATCGACGAGGCCGAGGCCCTCCAGCGCGTCAACGGCGCCCAGCTCGCCCAGCTGATGTTCCCGCGCTTCGACGACCAGGCGAAGACC is a genomic window containing:
- a CDS encoding ABC transporter permease, with translation MTVSHPSAAPGPGAAAAGAVGRTRRRRPARAWLGALPLLVFAGLCFGLPAGALLYGAITRTDPASGATELTAEHLQRSLQGPYLTSLTGSVQLSALTAAIATVVGVLIAQAVVTSRRAALRGAVLTASGVLANFGGVPLAFAFIATLGISGVVTQLGNLDALGWNLYSFTGLTVIYLYFLIPLMVIVVVPALDGLRPQWREAARNNGATAWQFWRYVGLPVLAPSLLGGFVLLFGSAFAAHATAAALVGGSVPLVTLKIADALSGNVLVGQENVALALSLDMIVIAGLVMAVYLPLQRRSSRWLH
- a CDS encoding ABC transporter substrate-binding protein, which produces MRRARPRPRIRANGRTVAALALTTATLTVLTACGAAPEEKAEAGANGVKSADATSVADFGGMEKLVAAAEKEGELNVIALPPDWANYGELIKTFQEKYKVKIKSETPDASSADEIAAVKSRKGQKRAPDVLDLGIAFARSGAAENLFAPYKVTAWDKIPDSQKDADGRWYNDYGGYVSIGCDAARITTCPETFADLLKPEYKGKVALNGNPTKSGSAFGGVYAAALANKGSFGDIQPGIDYFGKLKKSGNFIPVESTPATVEKGETPISIDWDYLNAGYADQFKSKGVDWKVSVPKDGVYAQYYSQAINKDAPNPAAARLWMEYLYSAEGQNLWLKGYARPVLLPAMTEDGTADKTFVAKLPAVEGTPAFPSSEELDKAKATLSENWDKAVS
- a CDS encoding HAD family hydrolase — protein: MKAPTAPAAVLFDMDGTLVDTEVLWWETAREVAAGLGHRLTDADAPEVVGRAVADTAAHLIEVTSGDPSTLPGAATGRATAPERTAADPAAAPERAAADRAAALERTAAELTDSFFRKVDAGAPLRPGAAALLASLEAAGVPFALVSASPRSVVDAVVAGALAGVDFAFTLSADDTVRTKPHPDPYRAAAERFAADPAACVAVEDSPDGTASADAAGCAVLVVPSLLPVAPGRARTFARSLEEVDLGVLTDCLRRPNPEIQGPKPA
- a CDS encoding ABC transporter ATP-binding protein → MSALPAPPTATTPRSGPVPAAAASEGRATTGARVEFRSLRRAFGPTVALDGLDLTAEPGELLALLGPSGCGKTTALRVLAGFEQPDSGEVLVDGEDITPVPANRRDAGMVFQSYSLFPHLNARDNVAFGPRMRGVATAERHAAADELLELVGLPTHGDRYPHQMSGGQQQRVALARALALRPRVLLLDEPLSALDAKVRLTLREEIRRLQLALGITTIFVTHDQEEALSMADRVAVLNAGRLEQCAPPAELYERPATPFVAEFVGTMNRVPGQLTGDGSVVVAGASLPVDGDVPAGRGGVDVLIRPESIGITADPEGSATVVSASFLGSVTRVLLDLPDGASVKADLASRDATELAPGVRARVTPVRRPVLVVPAGESAAPEAAAGDKVDA